The Coregonus clupeaformis isolate EN_2021a unplaced genomic scaffold, ASM2061545v1 scaf0087, whole genome shotgun sequence genome includes a window with the following:
- the LOC123483354 gene encoding sialidase-like, with translation MVRPTLQSTHGAVTLQSTHGAVTLQSTHGAVTLQSTHGAVTLQSTHGAVTLQSTHGAVTLQSTHGAVTLQSTHGAVTLQSTHGAVTLQSTHGAVTLQSTHGAVTLQSTHGAVTLQSTHGAVTLQSTHGAVTLQSTHGAVTLQSTHGAVTLQSTHGAVTLQSTHGAPTLQSTHGAVTLQSTHGAPTLQSTHGAPTLQSTHGAPTLQSTHGAVTLQSTHGAATLQSTHGAVTLQSTHGAVTLQSTHGAVTLQSTHGAVTLQSTHGAATLQSTHGAATLQSTHGAVTLQSTHGAVTLQSTHGAVTLQSTHGAVTLQSTHGAVTLQSTHGAVTLQSTHGAVTLQSTHGAVTLQSTHGAVTLQSTHGAVTLQSTHGAVTLQSTHGAVTLQSTHGAVTLQSTHGAVTLQSTHGAVTLQSTHGAVTLQSTHGAVTLQSTHGAVCQWCVPTLQSTHGAVCQWCAPTLQSTHGAVTLQSTHGAVTLQSTHGAVCQRCVPTLQSTHGAVTLQSTHGAVTLQSTHGAVCQWCVPTLQSTHGAVCQWCAPTLQSTHGAVTLQSTHGAATLQSTHGAVTLQSTHGAVTLQSTHGAVTLQSTHGAVTLQSTHGAVTLQSTHGAVTLQSTHGAATLQSTHGAATLQSTHGAATLQSTHGAATLQSTHGAVTLQSTHGAVTLQSTHGAVTLQSTHGAVTLQSTHGAVTLQSTHGAVTLQSTHGAVTLQSTHGAVTLQSTHGAVTLQSTHGAVCQWCAPNATLFPIQ, from the coding sequence ATGGTGCGCCCCACACTTCAGTCTACCCACGGGGCTGTCACACTCCAGTCTACCCACGGGGCTGTCACACTCCAGTCTACCCACGGGGCTGTCACACTCCAGTCTACCCACGGGGCTGTCACACTCCAGTCTACCCACGGGGCTGTCACACTCCAGTCTACCCACGGGGCTGTCACACTCCAGTCTACCCACGGGGCTGTCACACTCCAGTCTACCCACGGGGCTGTCACACTCCAGTCTACCCACGGGGCTGTCACACTCCAGTCTACCCACGGGGCTGTCACACTCCAGTCTACCCACGGGGCTGTCACACTCCAGTCTACCCACGGGGCTGTCACACTCCAGTCTACCCACGGGGCTGTCACACTCCAGTCTACCCACGGGGCTGTCACACTCCAGTCTACCCACGGGGCTGTCACACTCCAGTCTACCCACGGGGCTGTCACACTCCAGTCTACCCACGGGGCCGTCACACTCCAGTCTACCCACGGGGCCCCCACACTCCAGTCTACCCACGGGGCCGTCACACTCCAGTCTACCCACGGGGCCCCCACACTCCAGTCTACCCACGGGGCCCCCACACTCCAGTCTACCCACGGGGCCCCCACACTCCAGTCTACCCACGGGGCTGTCACACTCCAGTCTACCCACGGGGCTGCCACACTCCAGTCTACCCACGGGGCTGTCACACTCCAGTCTACCCACGGGGCTGTCACACTCCAGTCTACCCACGGGGCTGTCACACTCCAGTCTACCCACGGGGCTGTCACACTCCAGTCTACCCACGGGGCTGCCACACTCCAGTCTACCCACGGGGCTGCCACACTCCAGTCTACCCACGGGGCTGTCACACTCCAGTCTACCCACGGGGCTGTCACACTCCAGTCTACCCACGGGGCTGTCACACTCCAGTCTACCCACGGGGCTGTCACACTCCAGTCTACCCACGGGGCTGTCACACTCCAGTCTACCCACGGGGCTGTCACACTCCAGTCTACCCACGGGGCTGTCACACTCCAGTCTACCCACGGGGCTGTCACACTCCAGTCTACCCACGGGGCTGTCACACTCCAGTCTACCCACGGGGCTGTCACACTCCAGTCTACCCACGGGGCTGTCACACTCCAGTCTACCCACGGGGCTGTCACACTCCAGTCTACCCACGGGGCTGTCACACTCCAGTCTACCCACGGGGCTGTCACACTCCAGTCTACCCACGGGGCTGTCACACTCCAGTCTACCCACGGGGCTGTCACACTCCAGTCTACCCACGGGGCTGTCACACTCCAGTCTACCCACGGGGCTGTCTGTCAATGGTGCGTCCCCACACTCCAGTCTACCCACGGGGCTGTCTGTCAATGGTGCGCCCCCACACTCCAGTCTACCCACGGGGCTGTCACACTCCAGTCTACCCACGGGGCTGTCACACTCCAGTCTACCCACGGGGCTGTCTGTCAACGGTGCGTCCCCACACTCCAGTCTACCCACGGGGCTGTCACACTCCAGTCTACCCACGGGGCTGTCACACTCCAGTCTACCCACGGGGCTGTCTGTCAATGGTGCGTCCCCACACTCCAGTCTACCCACGGGGCTGTCTGTCAATGGTGCGCCCCCACACTCCAGTCTACCCACGGGGCTGTCACACTCCAGTCTACCCACGGGGCTGCCACACTCCAGTCTACCCACGGGGCTGTCACACTCCAGTCTACCCACGGGGCTGTCACACTCCAGTCTACCCACGGGGCTGTCACACTCCAGTCTACCCACGGGGCTGTCACACTCCAGTCTACCCACGGGGCTGTCACACTCCAGTCTACCCACGGGGCTGTCACACTCCAGTCTACCCACGGGGCTGCCACACTCCAGTCTACCCACGGGGCTGCCACACTCCAGTCTACCCACGGGGCTGCCACACTCCAGTCTACCCACGGGGCTGCCACACTCCAGTCTACCCACGGGGCTGTCACACTCCAGTCTACCCACGGGGCTGTCACACTCCAGTCTACCCACGGGGCTGTCACACTCCAGTCTACCCACGGGGCTGTCACACTCCAGTCTACCCACGGGGCTGTCACACTCCAGTCTACCCACGGGGCTGTCACACTCCAGTCTACCCACGGGGCTGTCACACTCCAGTCTACCCACGGGGCTGTCACACTCCAGTCTACCCACGGGGCTGTCACACTCCAGTCTACCCACGGGGCTGTCTGTCAATGGTGCGCCCCAAAtgccactctattccctatacagtga
- the LOC121557803 gene encoding ADP-ribosylation factor-binding protein GGA2-like isoform X3, which translates to MNNCGKRFHSEAAKFRFLNELIKVLSPKFLGQWSGAEVKLRVTEVLYSWTLWLKEEPKIQEAYRMLKKQGLVKKDPQLPDTIVMPPPSQRAEDSVFNQEDKAKLLARLLKSSSPEDLQTANRLIKNTIKEEQQKAERVSRRVSTLEEVASRTRQLRELLQQHRHTGPSTHLTDQLKAVYERCDRLRPNLFRLASDTVDDDDALAQILQANDELTLVVNMYKEMMGGRRESNRMRGGGGGGRGESSINNGPSSPREIKSYHLIDLSALDSPQTPSKDMASSFLSYETSSPSSSPLSRQRLNSALLSLVDLDVTGLDKPASSQRQSSTYYDELVQMRGGEENTGRDHSLTTGVCGGRDHSLTTGVCGGRDHSLTTGVCGVRDLSLAARGCGSGSSNGTDWAVLQNRPIVMSGSPSNSQSQPMTESGSPVKSESLNLPESLSEIHVPLESIKPSRLEPITVYDQNGVHVSLHFAKDPPPGYPNVAVVVVSTVNTSALPVKGILFQAAVPKTMTVKLQPSSGKELPPYNPTLPPAALSQILLLSNPHRCKVRLRYKLTLVHGDGEQSLSEMGEVEDFPNWVSWMGL; encoded by the exons ATGAACAACTGTGGCAAGAGGTTCCACAGTGAGGCGGCAAAGTTCCGCTTCCTCAATGAACTCATCAAAGTTCTGTCTCCAAAG TTCCTGGGTCAGTGGAGTGGTGCAGAGGTGAAGCTGAGGGTGACGGAGGTTCTGTACAGCTGGACTCTGTGGCTCAAAGAAGAACCCAAGATTCAGGAGGCCTACCGCATGCTTAAGAAACAAG GCCTTGTGAAGAAGGACCCTCAACTCCCAGACACCATTGTGATGCCTCCTCCCTCACAGAGAGCTGAGGACTCAGTGTTCAACCAGGAGGACAAGGCCAAG ttgtTAGCCAGACTCCTGAAGAGCAGTAGTCCTGAAGATCTGCAGACAGCCAACAGACTGATCAAGAACACCATCAAAGAA gagcaGCAGAAAGCAGAGCGTGTATCTAGACGTGTCTCTACCCTGGAGGAGGTCGCTAGCAGAACCAGACAGCTGAGAGAGTTACTACAACAACACCGTCACACTGGGCCCTCCACTCACCTCACTGACCAGCTGAAG GCCGTCTACGAGCGCTGTGATAGGCTCAGACCCAACCTGTTCCGATTGGCCAGTGACACCGTCGACGATGACGACGCTTTAG CTCAGATCCTGCAGGCCAATGATGAGCTGACCCTGGTGGTCAACATGTATAAAGAGATgatgggggggaggagagagagcaaccggatgagaggaggaggaggaggaggaagaggggagagctCCATAAACAACG GTCCCAGCAGCCCCAGAGAGATAAAGAGTTACCATCTAATAGACCTGTCAGCCCTGGACTCTCCACAGACACCTTCTAAAGACATGGCTTCCTCCTTCCTGTCCTATGagacctcttctccctcctcctctcctctctcccgtcAGCGGCTCAACAGTGCTCTCCTGTCTCTAGTGGATCTGGACGTCACAG GGCTGGATAAACCAGCGTCGTCTCAAAGGCAGAGCAGCACGTACTACGATGAACTAGTCCAG atgagaggaggagaggagaacacagGGAGAGACCATTCCCTAACCACGGGGGTGTGTGGAGGGAGAGACCATTCCCTAACCACGGGGGTGTGTGGAGGGAGAGACCATTCCCTAACCACGGGGGTGTGTGGAGTGAGAGACCTCTCACTGGCGGCCCGGGGTTGTGGCAGTGGCTCGTCAAATGGGACTGACTg GGCGGTCCTTCAGAATCGGCCAATTGTGATGTCAGGATCACCGTCAAACTCACAGAGTCAGCCAATGACAGAGTCAGGATCTCCAGTGAAATCAGAGAGTTTGAATCTCCCAGAATCCTTATCAGAGATCCATGTCCCTCTGGAGTCCATTAAACCAA GTCGATTGGAGCCAATCACAGTGTACGACCAGAATGGCGTCCATGTTTCCCTCCATTTCGCTAAAGACCCGCCCCCGGGATACCCTAACGTTGCCGTGGTTGTCGTCTCCACGGTGAACACCTCAGCACTTCCTGTTAAAGGCATCCTGTTTCAGGCTGCCGTTCCCAAG ACCATGACAGTGAAGCTCCAGCCGTCTTCGGGGAAGGAGCTCCCCCCCTACAACCCTACGCTGCCCCCTGCTGCCCTCTCGCAGATACTGCTCCTCTCCAACCCACACAGG TGTAAGGTGCGTCTGCGCTACAAGCTGACCCTGGTCCACggtgatggagagcagagcctcagtgagatgggagaggtggaggacttCCCTAACTGGGTCTCGTGGATGGGTCTCTGA